A single Glycine soja cultivar W05 chromosome 14, ASM419377v2, whole genome shotgun sequence DNA region contains:
- the LOC114383782 gene encoding protein BIG GRAIN 1-like B — protein MYHLEKPQRDDKQFLTPSFSSTLLDQIYRSIDEGERKNGEIKFYRHTTMSTSKRQSRSNSKSMDAGDRKIVRAKNGRKKLHCDEDIMFFSSTSISSTDSSSLGFSSSDTESISRASCFAPRVGRRGGGSASFRSEKQGMRVLDGFCRNSSHRSKHAHSPLPVSSRHHVSVSEQQRHEHVTACDEEALMIKSKSRALRIYNNLKKVKQPLSPGGRVTSFLNSLFANTKKTTSTTSRSCGEGNAPSSSSSCYYSSTCSSASSFSRSCLSKTMSSERDRLRNGVKRTVRFYPVSVIVDEDSRPCGDKRLCEEEEASGEFLREYNRHNSKIKSNDNLVLKDLPLRKTNLVEDGDDNDDHDDDASSYASSDLFELDHLAVFGSGRYSEELPVYETTHVSTNRAIANGLIV, from the coding sequence ATGTACCATTTAGAGAAGCCACAAAGAGATGATAAACAGTTTCTAACTCCCTCTTTTTCTTCCACACTCCTCGATCAAATTTACCGTTCGATCGACGAGGGTGAAAGAAAAAACGGCGAAATTAAGTTCTACAGACACACCACAATGAGCACTAGCAAGAGACAGAGCAGGAGCAATTCTAAATCGATGGACGCTGGAGACAGAAAAATTGTCCGCGCAAAAAACGGCAGAAAAAAACTGCACTGCGACGAGGACATCATGTTCTTCAGCTCCACTTCGATTTCGTCCACGGATTCCTCCAGCCTCGGATTCTCCTCCTCCGACACTGAATCCATCTCACGGGCCTCGTGTTTTGCGCCAAGGGTGGGGCGTAGAGGAGGAGGGAGCGCGTCGTTCCGGTCGGAGAAACAGGGAATGCGCGTGTTAGACGGTTTCTGTCGGAACTCCTCCCACAGGTCCAAACACGCGCATTCCCCGTTACCCGTCTCGAGCCGTCACCACGTGTCCGTGTCGGAACAGCAACGACATGAACACGTGACGGCTTGCGACGAGGAGGCGCTGATGATCAAATCCAAGTCGCGAGCGTTGCGGATTTACAACAACCTTAAAAAGGTGAAACAGCCTCTTTCCCCCGGCGGCAGGGTCACGAGTTTCCTCAACTCGCTCTTCGCCAACACAAAGAAAACTACTTCTACAACTTCCCGCTCGTGCGGTGAAGGGAATGctccttcttcttcatcttcatgtTATTATTCTTCCACGTGTTCCTCTGCTTCTTCGTTTTCACGGTCTTGCTTGAGCAAGACCATGTCTTCAGAAAGGGACAGGTTGCGCAATGGGGTGAAGCGAACGGTGCGTTTTTACCCCGTGAGTGTGATCGTGGATGAGGATAGCAGGCCCTGTGGGGACAAACGCTTGTGTGAAGAGGAAGAAGCTTCTGGAGAGTTCTTAAGAGAGTACAACCGACACAACTCCAAGATTAAGAGCAATGATAATTTGGTCTTGAAGGACTTGCCTTTAAGGAAAACTAACCTTGTGGAGGATGGTGATGACAATGATGATCATGACGACGATGCATCGAGTTATGCGAGCTCGGATCTCTTCGAGCTTGATCATTTGGCTGTGTTTGGAAGTGGAAGGTATAGTGAGGAGCTTCCGGTGTATGAAACTACTCATGTTAGTACTAACCGCGCCATTGCTAATGGCCTCATAGTGTAA